In Nitrosopumilus sp. b3, the genomic stretch ATTCATCCATTTTGTCCATTTACAAGTGAATATCTTTACCAGACAGTATTTGATGGAAAACAAAGTATTCTGCTAGACAACTGGCCAAAGTACGAAAAATCACTTGTAAACGAAGAGATAGAGGAATCATTTGATATTATGAAGGATGTTGTCTCGGTATCATCTGCTGCAAGGATGAAAGGGAAATTAAAAAGAAGATGGCCATTAAACGAAGCACGAATTTGTGTCAAAAAAGATCAAAAGGCCAAGCTTGAATCACTGTCAGATTTGTTACAATCTCAATTAAATGTAGAAAGATTTTCTATTGTAGAAATCCAAAAAGATTCAGGATTGGGCCAAATTTTAGAATTAAGACAGTTAGGATTGCCAGTAAAACCAGTAATTGAACTAGAAAGAAAAAGAATTGGACCTAAAGCAAAACAACACATGGGAAAACTGGTTGCAAAATTTGCAGATACAGATCCTGAAGAAATAATTTCATCATTAGAAAAAAATTCAAAATATGATTTTGATGTTGATGGAGAAATGATTTCATTAGACAATGAAGATTATGTAATAGATTTTGATGCTAGTGAAGATTTTGCAGTATCTAAAAGAGACAATTACATTGTATTCATTTCAACATCCAGAAATAAGGAGATGATGGCTAAAGGATTGATAAAAGATATAGCAAGAAGGCTCCAAACTCTCAGAAAAGAAAGAGGCTACAACCCTACGGATATTTTAGATACTGCATCAATTCTTGATTTGGATGAGGAATCACTTGAAATGATACAAGACAAAGCAGAAGACTTGGCGTTTTTAGTCAGAGTAAAACAGGTTAATTTTTCAGAATCATGCAAAGAATACAAAGATGACGATATTGACGGCCAAAAAATTAGAATATCTGTAGAATAGACATCAAAGTTTAATGTAATATTTTTATTACAACCAGAAAGTGTAAAATCAAATGTCTGAATCAAACGAACCAAATGTTGTTGGAATTAATGTTCTAAAACAAAACGGGTTAGATGTGGATGAATTGGTTAAAGAGTTGATAAAAAATGCAGCAGTTGAATTTACTGCATACTATTACTTTACCAATCTAAGAGCACATTGTACAGGTATGGAAGGTGAGGGATTAAAAGGAATAATCGAAGATGCAAGATTAGAAGATCTTAGTCACTTTGAATCATGCCTTGAGAGAATCTATCAACTAGGTGGAGCACTCCCAAATGATGCAACAGAATTTATCAAAATGTCTGGATGTGAGTTCTTACAGCTTCCAGCAAATCCAACAGATCATAAGGCAATTCTAGAGAAATGTCTCAAAGCAGAACAGGGCGCAATTGTCAATTGGAATAAAATTTGTCAAATGACATTAGGAAAAGATCCTGCAACATATGATATTGCAAAAGATATCTTAGCAGAGGAGATTGAGCACGAGTCTTGGTTCTTAGAACTAATCTACGGAAGACCATCAGGACACATGAGAAGAAAGTTTTCTGGTGAAAGACCACATACAGGAAAACACTCTAGAGCACTCGATATGGCTTAAGGCCAAATCACTTTCTTTCTTTTAAATTGTAAATTTTGTGATTTTATTGACGACATGTTGTGAAGATGCGTTGTTTTATCAGGGTTAAATAGAAAAATCACTTACAGAGAACATGGTAAAGCAGATTAGCTTGGATGCATGGCAGATTCAGCAGCTATCAGATCTGTTAGAAAAGGGTTCAAACATTGTTGCAAAAACAAACAGACCAATAGTTCTGTATAGGCAGACTCTGGAAGAAGAGGATGAGTCATATGAAGAAATTGTCTGTACTCTTACCAAAGGATATGTTATCGAGCAGATGGTGACATCAGGTGGCGTTTTAGTTCCAAGCTTTCATCAGCAGTTTGTATTTACAATCCAAGAGTATCCTGAGGAATTATTGCGAAAGAGCAAAGATCGCTTTTTGGAAATGATTGATTTTCTTGATGAGCAATTAAAATAGCATCATAGTTAATAAAGACCGTAAAATTCACAATGCTTGCATGCAATTACTAGAATTTCAGGCAAAGGAATTATTTCGTGAATACGGGATTAACCTACTAAAGAGCATATCATCTACAAATATCGAAGATGGTAGAAAGCATGCAAAAGAATTAGGCTATCCATTTGTTATTAAAATTCAGGTGCCAGTTGGAGGAAGAGGAAAAGCTGGCGGAATTCAAAAATGTCAAAATGACGATGAATTTGAATTAAAATACCCACAAGTAATGGACTTGACAATCAAAGGAGAAAAAGCAAGAGCAATTCTGCTTGAAAAAATGGCGGATATTAAAAAAGAGTTGTATCTGTCACTGTTTTTGAATCGTTCAAAAAGATGCTACACAATCATTGCTTCTGCAGAAGGCGGTGTAGAGATTGAATCAGTCAAAAATCAGATTATCAAAGAAGTTGGACTAGGATATGTTTCAGATGAACTTGCAAAAGAAGTTGCAAAGGAGATGGGATTGGAAGGAAATACTGCAGAACAATTTGTAGATACTTTGAAAAAATTATCAAAACTTACTATTGAAAAAGAGGCCGAGTTGGTAGAAATCAACCCACTTGCAATCATGCAAGACGATACAATCATGGCACTTGATGGCAAATTTGTAACAGACGATAACAGTAACTTTAGACATCCAGAACTACAAAAATATCAAGAGAAAACAGAGATTGAAGAGCAAGCAGAAAAAAGTGGATTTTCATTAGTGGAGTTGGATGGAGATATCGCAGTGGTAGGTAATGGGGCAGGATTGGTAATGTCAACCCTAGATATGTTATCAGATAATGGTGGAAAGCCAGCATGTTTCTTAGATGTAGGTGGCGGTGCAACGACCGAATCAGTGTATGAAGCATTAACTTTGATTAGCAAGTTAGATAGAGTAAAAGGAATTCTAGTAAATCTCTACGGAGGAATTGTAAAAACAACTGTAGTAGCTGAAGCATTTCTAAAAGCATATGAAGATAATTTAATTGACTTGCCAGTATTTGCAAGATTAAAGGGAACAGAGTCAGATAAAGCAAAAGAAATGTTGAAAGGTTCTAGAACCAAAATTTTCGATTCTGTTGAAGAGGCCATCAACGCTGCAGTAATGGGAGTAAAGAAATGACAGATATTTTTGAAATATTAAAAGGTAAACCTGGAGAATCAGATTATGAAAATAAAGGAGTGATAGTTCAAGGAATTACAGGATCATATGGATCATTGCATGCAGGAAAAATGTTAGAGTATGGAACCAACATAGTAGCTGGTGTTACTCCAGGAAAAGGAGACCAAACATGGAATGAGAGCGTACCAATTTACAATACCATGCAAGAGGCAGTTGATGCTACCAATGCAAAAATCTCAATCATTTTTGTTCCAGCAAAATTCTTTCTATCAGCTGCAAAAGAAGCATTAGAGGCAGGAATTAAACTGCTAGTTGCAATTCCAGAGCATGTCCCCATCAGAGACACTATGGAGACATTAGAGCTTGCAAATAAAAAAGGAGCAATAGTAATCGGACCCAATACTCCGGGAATAATGATTCCAGAATTGATCAAAATAGGAATTATGCCACCAATGCCCTTCAAGGCAGGGAAAATTGCAGTCTTGTCAAAAAGTGGAACATTACTCTATGAAATTTCAGATGCACTAACCAATGCAGGATTTGGTCAATCAATTACAATTGGTATTGGAGGAGATCCAATTAACGGAACAAGACTAATTGATGCATTTGAGATGGTAAAGGACATTCCAGATTTGGAAGGAATTGTAGTTGTCGGAGAAATAGGCGGAGATTCTGAAGAAATGTTGGCACAAAGAATTATTGATAGTGGATTTAACAAGCCTACCGTAGCATACATCGCAGGGAGAGCAGCACCCAAAGAAAAGAGAATGGGGCATGCCGGTGCAATTGTAATGGGCAATTATGGCTCTGCAGAATCTAAAATTTCAATGTTTAACAAGGCAAATGTCCCTGTAGCAAAAAGACCCGCAGAAGTACCAGTGCTATTAGCTGGAAAAATGGACAAATCCGATTAGAATAAAAGAGAGAGATTCAGGAGTCAATTAAATGCCTATCACTGACCCAGAAAAGAAACGAATTGCCCAACAAGCACGACTTGTAATGAGAATTTGCTTCAAATGTGGATGTAGAAATGACATTGGTGCATCACGATGCAGAAAATGTAGAAACCCATACTTGAGATTAAAGAACAGAAACTTGGGCGTTAAAAAGTAGAATTAAAAATTCATCAATCTTTGTCTATAATTTACAATTGCAGATTTTAATTCATTATGATATTTTATTATGAATGATTTTGCAGATTCAGGATTTTCTAAATCTTCTAAAAATAATTGAAGATCATCAGGTAATTGTTCATTCATCTGGTAAAGAACTTTGGCAGATTCCACATATTGCCCCAAATTTTCAGCATACTCGTATGCTAATTTCATCCTATCAATTAGTGCATCAAATTCTTGCAGAGACATGAAAATATTTTCCAGAATTAGTAGAAAAGGTCAAGGTAATAACAGTATAATCAGTTGACCTAAAGACAAAAAAGTCCTATTTTAGAAGAATCGTTGGACCGGTCGTCTAGTTTGGTTTGGATGACGCACTCACACTGCGTAAGGGAATAATTCCCCGCAAGGGTCGTGGGTTCAAATCCCATCCGGTCCACCACCACTGTGGCTTCAAATCCCTTTCTGACAATTCTCCAAAACAACTTTGCCGTTAGGCAATGTTCCAACAAATTTCCAACCCTCTAAAATGAACTGTTCTACTTCCTCACTTGCAACTACTCTTTGGCTTGGCTTGTTTTACCGATGTTCAGAGTCTGAAGCATCTCTAGTACCTTACCAAGTTCTTCCGGCGTTGCGTTTTGTATTGCGTCTTGTGCTTCTTCTTTTTGTTGTAGAATTGGATCTTCTTTTGTGATTTCAAGATCAAGAAATTCTTCAGAGCGTTTGAAAGACTCTCTCATTTCTTTGATGAGAATTTCTGGAAGAATTCCTTTGTTTGTCGTGTACTTTGCTTCTATGGTTCCTTTGTGTCCCATGAAAAATGCACGAAAGTCATGTGCAATCTTTCCTTTGGATTCTGCAATGAGTAACTCTGTGTCAAAGTATGCTCGTAGAACATATGGACGCCACTTGAATCTCGGACGGAATGTCTCTCGTATTACGCTGCTTACCTGTCTTGTTGGCAAGAATGGTTTGTTCTTGTTGTTTCCTCTGTTTGTCTTGTAGACATAGTCAGGCGCAACAACAGGAGAATCACCGTGCAGTGGTTCACCGGATGCAAGCCTGTCATTGAGGTATGCAAGAAGTTTCTTTGTTCCTGACGATGTCGAGAACGTAAAGTATTGGTGTCTTGCCTTTGAAAGTTCTCGTCTTACGATGATTCTGTTTGGAGCATTGATGCACTTTGCAACTCCTTGATGAATCACAATGTCTGGCAAGTCTTTGATTCTCAGTCCGTCTGTTCCGTCGTGATTTCCAATCACTTCAGGACGAACGCCAGACTTTGCCATGAGAGATATCATCACAGATGCACGCAGTGTTGCTCTGCTTAGAATTTCTGACATTTCTTCTGCGTTTGGAACTCTCTCGTTTTGCAGTGTTGGAGTGTAGTCTTGATTTCGAATCTTCAGTTTCCTTCTAATGTCTACGTCAAACTCACGCAACCAAGATTTTACAGATTTTACAAAATCTTCGATGTATCCTGGTGCATAGTCTTTTTCTTCCATCCATGTAATGTGGTCCTCTAGAAGATTAGTTACTGTTCTCAGGTCTTTCATTCCAAGTTCTGCAAGTTCCATAGGAGTAATCTCATGGATTTCACAGAACTTGTCCAGTCTTCTAACTCGTACATCGGCGGTTAGCGGACTTCCTCTTGCAAGGTTGTCGTACCATCTCTTGACGTCAGGGTTTGCAAGCATTCGTTGTTTTCTTGAAATCTTTTGTTGTTTGGCAGTGTTGTTCGTTGTTACTAGTTTCTGTTTTCCCATATCGGTCTGCCTCTCGGCGACTTCATCTTGTGGAATGTTACGTGAATCTAGTATTTGATCTTTGATCAAACTCAGAATCCAACCTCAGAGTCACTTTTTCTTTGTGGCAAGGTGTCAGGAATCACTTCTGTCACTTCATTTAGAAAATTCTGTGTGTCCAGTAATTCCTCGGATATCTCGTTGTCTAGTTTGTCAAGGTCGTAGTTGATCTGCGAAATGTCATCATCCATTGAAAGCATCTTTTCAGTAAACTCTGCAACTCCCATGTCCTGATTCTGTTGTATCGCTTCAGTTACTTCCTTGGCATTATCATAAACTTCTTGGGAGACTTCTTGTCTTTCTTTCATCTCTTCCATGACTCGGTTGAAAAGAGAGTCCTGAAAGTCATCCAGATTTTGTTTTGAGAAACTTTCCTGCACGGGGTTTGTTTTGTAGTGAGGCTCTGTGTCTCTAAAGTGTGACATGTGGTGCTCGTTCTTTTCGAGTTCCTGTCTTAGTTTTCTGTGATATTCGTCTTCTTGTTGCGGAAATACTCGATAGTGTTCCATGTAGTCCTTTGTTGGAATGTATCCTCCTCTTTTGATAGGAGGGCCAAAGAATTTCTTCCGTTTGTAGGACAACTACTTGGTTTCTCCCTTGTTTCTGTCCCAATTCTGGTCTGTGTCATCTTCAGGCACAGAACTACTTTGATTATCTTCGTTTCTGGTCGATTCTGAGCCACTTACTCTATCTCTTTTCATATCTCTTAGAATTTTTACATAATCTCTGGCCAATCCAATCCAAATCTTATCGTCTGAAACATCAAGACTTTCAATCTTGGACTTTATTTTCTCAAGATGGTTTTCATCGGTGTACAACAGCACAAGTTCATCTACCAATCCGTCAGCAAGCACTGACACTTTTGACTCTACGTCAGAAGTTGATTTTTCAATTTCCACTGCAATTCTTTTTTCTCCTTCTGCATAGACATCCACTCTTCTTTTCTCAGATACTTTGAACTCGCTTCTTGCAACATAACCAAGGTCTTTAAGTCCGATGTATATCAAAAACTGCAAGTACCTGTGTTCGTATGACGGCATCTGGTTGAACAGATTCCAGAATGCAATACGCGAAGGGTTTTTTCCAAGACTCTTCAAAAGCATCAAAGCCTTTCTTGTTAAAATGAAGTGAAGTTCTTCTCGTTCTATTTTGAATCGGACAAACTCCACAAGGCCTCTAGACTTTAGCTGTGACTTTGCAATCTTCATTCTTTCAGGAGAAAGATCTAACGACGTTGTGATCTTCTTTTGAAAATCCCAAGGATGTTCTAACAAGTGGTTCAAAACAAGCCAAGCGTCTTTTCCAACTTCTGGAGTAGTTGCTTTTTTCTTGTCAACGTGTGCAAGAAACATTCTTGATTCAAGTTCTCTGCGTTCTGATTCCAGTTTGTCTATGAACGGTTTGGACCTAGAGATTATTTCGGCTTCTGCAACCAGTCCGCCTTTGTCCATCATCGGAGATTTTAGAACAAATGCGTCAGTTCTTCCAAGGACCTTGCAGCACCACGTTCCTTTCTGCAACTTTCCCAATACTTTGGAATCATCTATGTCCATACCCAATGACGAACCTAAATTCTGTCTCTGTTCATAATCGGGAATGTTTCCAATCATCATAGTTCCAGAGTTGTCTTTGAATGCGCCAAGCAGAAGGTGGCTCATCTGTGTTGCACCCAATATAGACAGGCCAAATTCACGGCCCATACTGACAAAAGTGCTCATAGGTGGGGCCGACTTTTCTATCGATACTGAACTCAGTTCTTGTCTGGACATAACATGGTGCGCCTCGTCTAGGATAACCATTGTAAAGTAGTCGTTCATGCTTGTGTCGTAGGTAAACTTCCGGTTGAATCTCTCCTGCGAGAACAGCCTTCTGTAGAACTCCCACATCAGAATTGCCTGAATGAGAATGCTGGAATCCTCAAACAATAGAGGAAATGTTCTGATGATCACTCTGCTCCGAAATAATTTAGAAATGTCCCATCCGAAAGGACAGTTGAATACCGAGTCGAATGTTGTGTTGATTGCCTTCAGTCTGTTCTTTGCAGTCGCAGTGTAGTCGTCTCTCTTGCTCGAGCTTTCGTACTTTGAATCAAGGAGGTCGATGACGTCTTGCAGTGTAAAGTTTCCGTTCTTTTCTTCGTCAAGTTCTTTCAGGTGTTCGATTATGTGGTTTGGCGTTGCAGTGTACAGGCCTGTCGAGTGGGAGCATATGTCAAGAAAGATTTTCCACCAGAGTTCTTTTGGCATTCCAGGCGGAACGTTTGTGAAAGGATTGAAACTCATTTGGTTCCAGTCTATCACTGAAGTTGCATTATACATTGCTACGAGATTTTTGTAATCGTCTTTCACATCGAAAATAATCCAAAAGATATCGTTATTAGACAACTCAGAAATGAATTTCAAAATCAAAGTAGACTTTCCTGTTCCTGCACGTCCAACTATCAGAACATTTTCAGAGAGATTGACTCTTGAAAGAAAAAACTTGTGCATCTTCACGTCGCCAGACATCACGGTTCCTGTTTCGACAAACTTTTCATCTTCCGATTCTTCTCTGCTTGGAAACTTCATCACAGGAGTTTTTGACTTGAGCAGATGTGCTGCATATTTTGTTTCAACCAAATCAGAAATCCAGTTTTTTGTTATCTCGTTTTGCTCGTCGTTTGAATAGAGCATGGATTCCAGAAGGGATTCAATCGACTTTCTGTCGATGTCAGGAAGCACTGAGATCTTGTCTTTTATCTCGTCAAAATATTCAGAATCAGTTTCGCTCACGTCTTCTCAGCTCCCAGTTGAGATTTTCGACGTCCTTGTCTTTCGGATAGACTGTCCTGTATGCAGTCATAACATCTAGTCCGATATCAGTAATCTCCGTCCAGAAAATTCGTTTCCTTTGGATGTATCCCAGTTCTACCAATTCTGAAACTGTCCTCTCAATTGCAGGTTTTGGCATGTGGGTGACTGAGTGAAGCCCACGCGTCCAACTCACGCCTGAAAAGACAGAAACCAGAATCTTGAACTGCTGCTTAGAAAGAGGAATCTTCTCTTTTAGGCAGTCTACGCATATGTTCTTCTGCTCGAACCTCACAAAGCACTCTGAGCAGGTCTTGTGCTGCTGTTCCTGGCAGATTGTGACCTTGTCTTGTTCTACCTTGATTCCGCAGACGTCGCAGAAGACTTGATATCGATTGCTGAACTGCCCTCCGTCTGTTTGAAACATTTCTGTTCCTCCAAGTTCTTTTTTGGGAGCAACAATCCATCTTTCTCCCATGAGAATACGGCCTTCGTCTTTACTCATCTTTAAGCATCTCCTCTTTTCGAATCCAGTTTCTTTTCATGTCATCTCTTTCAGAGTCTTCGAACTTCATCTCCAATCCTCCTTGTTGTATTCGTCTTCAATTCTTCCTCGGAGGTTTCTTTCAAATCGTGTTGGGTCTCTTCTTGTTTCAGTATCGTTCCATGTCGGTCGGACAGGACGTGGTTCATCGGATTCAAGCCCCAGAAACAACGCTGAAAGTAGAAAGACAAGTGCACCTCCAAATGCAATCAACAACCAGAACATGAAGTCATAGACTACAGAAAGTGCTACTGCGATTGAAAAAATGCAAATGAAAAAAATAGTGGCGATGCTGCCCATTAGACAGCAGTCACCTTTTGTGTTTGGATTTGCTTTGTGGTTTGTCTTGGAACTGTTGTAAGTTCGAATGCATCAATGTCCAGAGTCTTGATTCCACCGACACAGGATCTTATCAAAGACGTAACGCATCTGTTGTATGTCTCTCTCGGATCTTCTTTCTTCAATCTAGCCAAATCATCGATTGAAGTCTTGAACTGTATGCTGTCAAGTGACAACAAAGAATTTTTGATGATGTCTATCTTTACAACATCTTCTAAGATTTCTTTGATCAGGTTGCTTGTCCTTCCAGGAATTTGTTCGGTGACAATGATGATTGGGTCGCTGTACGTTTGCTGTATGTCCTGCACATCAAAGTCAATGACGTTGATAGTGTCTCCGTCTTTGGAAAACATTGCACTTGCTCTTGGGATTAGTTCTGCTCGTCCTGCTGAGAGACTGTTTCTGACAGAAGTTCCCAGTGTACCTATGATGTCACGTATTGCGTCAGTGCTTACTGGGTTGTTCAGAGAAATGAGATTGTATCCTGCTCTCTCAATTCCTCCCACTATAGGTTCTTGTTTTGTGCCTTCAATTGAGAAGACGGACTTGAACTCGTTCACAGTGCCACCTCCACGAAGCTTCCGTCGGCCATCCAAAAGTAACCGACTGATTTTGGGGATTTTTGAGGCGTTTTCACGCCTGATTTTGAATCTATTTTCTGATTCATTGTACCTATTAGGTACAACAATTATTTTATTGTTCCCATTAGGTACAATTTTTGTATTTAAAGATGAGAATTCAGATCGTATTCAGATACACATGGTGTTCATATGGGATTAGTTAAACGAGAAAGAAATAAGCAAAATTACTATTATTTCAAAAAAGGGAACGATTATGTCTACTTAGGGCCTGTTAGTAAGCCTCATGAAATAAAAATTGACAGAGTAGAAGATTTGCTGGGTTACGTTACTGAAAGATTTCAATACTATACGAATGAAGAACATGAATTGGTTTTATTATTAGATGAAAAAAGACGTGATGAGTATATTTCCAAACGTCTAAAAGAACTTGACAATTATTCCGATGAAAAACTGATTTCGTCATTGTCTGAAGCGAAACAATCTGAATACATTGAGAGAAGAACAGCAGAGCTTCAGACTAGACGACGGCAAGAAATAGAACGTCCAGTGGGTCTTAAAGGAACAGGTCGCAGTGTTGCAGTAGCCGCTTCACCATCTAGAGAAGAAACAGAAAAGACGAAAAATAAAAAGAAAAAATCAAAGAATGATTAGAAATTCAAAATTCATTGTATCGCCTTCTACAGCATTACATTATCAGAATAGCCATTGGATTCCAGAGATTAATCTCATCGTTTACAACATGCAAGATATGGTAAGTGACAATAATGCAAATGATATTGCATATAGCAAAGTGACAAGAGTTCACGAATTATCACATAGTGAGCAGGGAAAAACTGGAGCAATTATCAACAGAATGGCATGGACCGAAAATGCAGTTCAAGATTTAATTCATAATACAGATATTAACAATGCAGTAAAAAGTCAAATTGCAATAGACAAACTTCATCTGGAATCAATTGCACTTATGGAAGCTCAAGTAACATTTCAGATATATGTGCAAATCTCAATACTCTCGTCTGAAAAGAACATGGGGATTAATGTAGACAAGGCTATCGAATATCTAGAAAAAAACATGCAGTCCAACCTAAATCGTGACAAGAGATACGAAGACATGTTCAATAAATTGCAAGATATCAAAGAATGGTCAGGTAGTTGGTTGTTTGCATTTCAAACGTCAAATTACGCACTAAATCTATCATACATACTTCCAGAAGAACAAATGCTTGCTGACAATCCTGCGTTGAGCCCCAACAACAGATTTGACGACACGTATGAAATTCTAAAACAAATGCACGATTCAAAGTCATTAAAACAGAGAACAGAATTTGCCAAATTTCTTAAACCGAAAAGCGATGCAACAGAAGGACAATTTCTTTCTTTCTTAAACGAACGTACAGGATTTCAATTTGGACCAATGAATTGTCCTAAAGATCGTGACGAGTTTTTCCATGCAATACAGAATCCATGTAACATATACAAGAAGAAATCAACTAAAGATTTCATCAATAGACATGAACAGTTCATAATAAACAACATGGGAAAAGTCTTTCTAGATTTTCACAGGATGATGTCAGCAAACAACCATGTCTATGTAGCATATCATAATTTCAATAACACATACTATATTCCAAATTACATGTTTGATGATCCAATGATGGGTTTTGCATGGGAACATATGTTTATGATGTGGTCATTGAAAGAAGCAATAATAACAAAAACCAGTAGAGAATACATGTTAGAATTGATTGAACATTTTTTGCGCGATAGTGAAATGGGTGTTAATTTCAAAAACCATGTCAACAGAATCTTTGACGATATAGATTACTCAAAAATCAACCCTGTGTTGATGGAAGACTTTGTATCAACTTCCAACAAGATGGAAAGAAAACTAAATTGGTAAAACACTAACTAAACACCCTCCGTCTTCTGAAACCTTTCAGCAGATACTTGTTCTCCTTTATCGACTCGTCTATCTCTCTTAGCAGAATCTTTTTTTCTGTCAGATACTCGTTTGCAAATCTCAGGAAAGACTTTGCTCTGACTTCTCTTGGATTTCTCTGCGTCTGCTCTACGAGTCCTTTCATCTCCAAGGCGTCAAGCAGATAGTATATCTTGCTCTGAGGAACTCCTGCTTCTTTCCAGAGCATTCCTGCCTTGGTCTT encodes the following:
- a CDS encoding site-specific integrase, with amino-acid sequence MIKDQILDSRNIPQDEVAERQTDMGKQKLVTTNNTAKQQKISRKQRMLANPDVKRWYDNLARGSPLTADVRVRRLDKFCEIHEITPMELAELGMKDLRTVTNLLEDHITWMEEKDYAPGYIEDFVKSVKSWLREFDVDIRRKLKIRNQDYTPTLQNERVPNAEEMSEILSRATLRASVMISLMAKSGVRPEVIGNHDGTDGLRIKDLPDIVIHQGVAKCINAPNRIIVRRELSKARHQYFTFSTSSGTKKLLAYLNDRLASGEPLHGDSPVVAPDYVYKTNRGNNKNKPFLPTRQVSSVIRETFRPRFKWRPYVLRAYFDTELLIAESKGKIAHDFRAFFMGHKGTIEAKYTTNKGILPEILIKEMRESFKRSEEFLDLEITKEDPILQQKEEAQDAIQNATPEELGKVLEMLQTLNIGKTSQAKE
- a CDS encoding CoA-binding protein, whose protein sequence is MTDIFEILKGKPGESDYENKGVIVQGITGSYGSLHAGKMLEYGTNIVAGVTPGKGDQTWNESVPIYNTMQEAVDATNAKISIIFVPAKFFLSAAKEALEAGIKLLVAIPEHVPIRDTMETLELANKKGAIVIGPNTPGIMIPELIKIGIMPPMPFKAGKIAVLSKSGTLLYEISDALTNAGFGQSITIGIGGDPINGTRLIDAFEMVKDIPDLEGIVVVGEIGGDSEEMLAQRIIDSGFNKPTVAYIAGRAAPKEKRMGHAGAIVMGNYGSAESKISMFNKANVPVAKRPAEVPVLLAGKMDKSD
- a CDS encoding ATP-grasp domain-containing protein; translated protein: MQLLEFQAKELFREYGINLLKSISSTNIEDGRKHAKELGYPFVIKIQVPVGGRGKAGGIQKCQNDDEFELKYPQVMDLTIKGEKARAILLEKMADIKKELYLSLFLNRSKRCYTIIASAEGGVEIESVKNQIIKEVGLGYVSDELAKEVAKEMGLEGNTAEQFVDTLKKLSKLTIEKEAELVEINPLAIMQDDTIMALDGKFVTDDNSNFRHPELQKYQEKTEIEEQAEKSGFSLVELDGDIAVVGNGAGLVMSTLDMLSDNGGKPACFLDVGGGATTESVYEALTLISKLDRVKGILVNLYGGIVKTTVVAEAFLKAYEDNLIDLPVFARLKGTESDKAKEMLKGSRTKIFDSVEEAINAAVMGVKK
- the dps gene encoding DNA protection during starvation protein, with the translated sequence MSESNEPNVVGINVLKQNGLDVDELVKELIKNAAVEFTAYYYFTNLRAHCTGMEGEGLKGIIEDARLEDLSHFESCLERIYQLGGALPNDATEFIKMSGCEFLQLPANPTDHKAILEKCLKAEQGAIVNWNKICQMTLGKDPATYDIAKDILAEEIEHESWFLELIYGRPSGHMRRKFSGERPHTGKHSRALDMA
- a CDS encoding DUF87 domain-containing protein — translated: MSETDSEYFDEIKDKISVLPDIDRKSIESLLESMLYSNDEQNEITKNWISDLVETKYAAHLLKSKTPVMKFPSREESEDEKFVETGTVMSGDVKMHKFFLSRVNLSENVLIVGRAGTGKSTLILKFISELSNNDIFWIIFDVKDDYKNLVAMYNATSVIDWNQMSFNPFTNVPPGMPKELWWKIFLDICSHSTGLYTATPNHIIEHLKELDEEKNGNFTLQDVIDLLDSKYESSSKRDDYTATAKNRLKAINTTFDSVFNCPFGWDISKLFRSRVIIRTFPLLFEDSSILIQAILMWEFYRRLFSQERFNRKFTYDTSMNDYFTMVILDEAHHVMSRQELSSVSIEKSAPPMSTFVSMGREFGLSILGATQMSHLLLGAFKDNSGTMMIGNIPDYEQRQNLGSSLGMDIDDSKVLGKLQKGTWCCKVLGRTDAFVLKSPMMDKGGLVAEAEIISRSKPFIDKLESERRELESRMFLAHVDKKKATTPEVGKDAWLVLNHLLEHPWDFQKKITTSLDLSPERMKIAKSQLKSRGLVEFVRFKIEREELHFILTRKALMLLKSLGKNPSRIAFWNLFNQMPSYEHRYLQFLIYIGLKDLGYVARSEFKVSEKRRVDVYAEGEKRIAVEIEKSTSDVESKVSVLADGLVDELVLLYTDENHLEKIKSKIESLDVSDDKIWIGLARDYVKILRDMKRDRVSGSESTRNEDNQSSSVPEDDTDQNWDRNKGETK
- a CDS encoding 50S ribosomal protein L40e, which gives rise to MPITDPEKKRIAQQARLVMRICFKCGCRNDIGASRCRKCRNPYLRLKNRNLGVKK
- a CDS encoding helix-turn-helix domain-containing protein, which gives rise to MREEILKKLKTFGLGDYESRVYFTLQVNGKTKAGMLWKEAGVPQSKIYYLLDALEMKGLVEQTQRNPREVRAKSFLRFANEYLTEKKILLREIDESIKENKYLLKGFRRRRVFS